In Glycine soja cultivar W05 chromosome 10, ASM419377v2, whole genome shotgun sequence, the genomic stretch TGTATATGtgagtaattttaaaactaaagttTTGAGTCGGCTTAGTACAATTTAACCATCAACTGCAAATTGACCAATGAACCAAAAATGGATTAGAGTATGCCTACAGCAGAAGAGCTGAATTAGTTTCCAACCAAAGATGTCTCCAGCCTTTACTAACAGCAATTTCTATTGCCAAGATGGCAGCCATAGATTccgtaaaataattttgatattcCTCAATAATAATATTGCCACAAGTTTAAGTTCGTGTAAATGATTTGGGCTAGCTGAACTCTGAAAGAGAGAATCCGagcaaacataataatattgaAATCTGATGGATTTGGAAATTCAGAACATTTAAGGTATGAGGTATTTATGCTAATCAGAAACCACAGAAAGGTAATGGATCAACTTGGATTAAAAGGGGGAAAAAACATTAGGAATTTAGGATAATACGGCAACAAACTTTAATTGAATGTTACATAACTTAAGTATCAACCTTCCAATATCCCTGGTCTTACCCACTACCTTACATTTCCACTTATTTATTCCAAAGTACATGATAAATATCATATCCAACATCCTGTATTTTCATCCCCAAAACTGGACCAATACGGAGTCTCAAGGAAATTATAACTCCAATAATGACCCTTGTAATTTTTCTACccgaaaatgaaaaaaggaagaaaaacagAACATTTACTCATTATGCAAGGACTGGAATGTGAAGCTATAGTTTGAAACTATGGGCAAGCCACCCAGTGGTTTTGTGAGCTTCCTAAGCTACTCATGTAACACTACATTTGAAAGTGAATTTCCTCTTTCTACTTCCTTCATGGTCACTATTATCTTCTTCCATCAACACAAACAaaacttcaaaattcaaataaacatTCTAATCTTTAGTGAAACTTTTCTGACTGACTACCTCAGGGTCTGCAAAACTCATTTTAATTTTGCTGAGCCACAAGTTGATCAAGCTGCATTTGTTCAAGCCAAGCTCCTAACACCGCATGATCAACAGCATCCATTTGTGTGCTCATATTTGAAACCTCACTGGAGGATCCAGCTGCTGCAACGCTTGAGATAGTTGTCGTCGTCGTCATCATCGTCGGATTCTCCTTAATCTCAGATGGAGATTCTTTAACAAGTGACTGGACCCATGAGAAATCAGGCTCCTCACTGTTATTCCCGTGCTCAAATGAAGATGATCTACGCAGCTTCCCTAATTCATCTGCATTGACAGCCCAATCCAGCGTACCATTGGAGGATCCCCATTTTGACCAAGAATTGGCAGGGGAACCAGCGGCGGCAGCGGCAGCAGCAACAGTGGCAGAGTTGGAGCCAAGTTCCCTGGAGCTAAGGCTTCGGAATTGTTGCTGCTTCTCATGCTGAACTAGCACAGAAATCCGAGAGCTCATTGGAGAAATAGGTTCCACATTTCGAGGAGACATCCTTCCTGATGATTGACCCCCAAAAGAGGCACCATGCAATAGTGGATTCTCAACATTTTTAGAAGAAAAGTTTGTGTTCACAGGTGACAGCAAGCTTTGCTGCTgctgaaattgattaaggaaagctGATTTATGTGTTGGAGAAAAAACAGCTGAAGCCAATGCAGGATCAGCAAACCGAGGAGATGAACTCTCAGAAGAAAATAGATCATCAAGATTTGAAGGGGTCAGGGTTTTAATGCGACCAGAGCGGTTCATAGCATTAGAATTCATAGGCTGTTTAGAGAGGCAAGAGAACTCATTAAGGAGCTGTTGCTGAACATCATAGTCAGGCAACAAGTCAAAGTCGTCCACAGGAATATCTCTAGCATTGAATGAAGATCTCAAACGACTGGAATAAATATTACTCCCTGGTAGATGCAAGGCTGGGACATTTGGTTGGGGCCAGGCAACAGAAGGGTGTGACATGCCATTGGCAGAGGGCGACATAGGCGGAGTGAACCGTGAAGGAGACATGACAGACATTGAGGAAGGAGAGCCAGGCAACATGTTCATGGCTGCAGCAAAATCCATAGCAGATGTGCTTGAGCGAGGAGATGGTACAGCAGAACCAGTTGAAACATATAATGGCCGAAGCTCCTCGGCAATGTGAGCAAAAAAGCAAACTCTTCTGGAGCAACTTGTCCCATCCTTACAAAGACGAGTTCGATATTGTGCTGGATGCAGCCAGCACTCAAAAA encodes the following:
- the LOC114370980 gene encoding zinc finger CCCH domain-containing protein 30-like, with product MMNNLTIETEDSFASLLELAANNDVEGFKRMIERDPSCVDEVGLWYSRQKGSRRMVNELRTPLMVAATYGSIDILDLILSLSGCDINKPCGLDKSTALHCAASGGSENVVDVVILLLAAGADPNSVDGNGHRPVDVIVVPPKHESVRNNLEALLQTDDSIAVCNLRVITAPSNAYSPPLSTSSENGSPSAPDFQLKSKLNDGFISSASDKKEYPVDPSLPDIKNSIYSTDEFRMYSFKVRPCSRAYSHDWTECPFVHPGENARRRDPRKYHYSCVPCPDFRKGACRRGDMCEYAHGVFECWLHPAQYRTRLCKDGTSCSRRVCFFAHIAEELRPLYVSTGSAVPSPRSSTSAMDFAAAMNMLPGSPSSMSVMSPSRFTPPMSPSANGMSHPSVAWPQPNVPALHLPGSNIYSSRLRSSFNARDIPVDDFDLLPDYDVQQQLLNEFSCLSKQPMNSNAMNRSGRIKTLTPSNLDDLFSSESSSPRFADPALASAVFSPTHKSAFLNQFQQQQSLLSPVNTNFSSKNVENPLLHGASFGGQSSGRMSPRNVEPISPMSSRISVLVQHEKQQQFRSLSSRELGSNSATVAAAAAAAGSPANSWSKWGSSNGTLDWAVNADELGKLRRSSSFEHGNNSEEPDFSWVQSLVKESPSEIKENPTMMTTTTTISSVAAAGSSSEVSNMSTQMDAVDHAVLGAWLEQMQLDQLVAQQN